A single window of Tiliqua scincoides isolate rTilSci1 chromosome 10, rTilSci1.hap2, whole genome shotgun sequence DNA harbors:
- the LOC136661047 gene encoding interferon-inducible GTPase 5-like, which translates to MDNPAMKPMRDYFDGMKAALDQALLPEVITKSYQNINLFEKTTLDIAITGVSGTGKSSLVNALRGLDDNDDKNNAAKTDVIQGTSHPEIYPHPLWPNVTLWVLPGIGTKGFQAARYLKQVQFDKYDLFIVLSSSRFTENDANLAREIQKRKKKFYFVHSKIDVDLGNERRIKDFRQETTLKKIRNNCYIRVTGAGKSSLPRVFLISRWNLDNYDFPLLQMTLEEEVDSLKSQVLILAIPPVSREILEQKKKTMKKVILVQSLLSFDLEAIQFPGLSFPFDIAILVRILRPFCRVFSLNEVSLSRVVKLVGKHEDVLSSAIHKSPMASEFTPEFVFRLL; encoded by the exons ATGGATAATCCTGCTATGAAACCAATGAGAGATTATTTTGATGGGATGAAGGCTGCTTTGGATCAAGCACTGCTACCGGAAGTGATAACCAAAAGCTATCAAAACATCAATTTATTTGAAAAGACCACCCTGGACATTGCCATCACAGGGGTGTCGGGCACCGGGAAGTCATCCCTTGTAAATGCCCTGCGAGGCCTGGATGACAATGATGATAAAAATAATGCAGCCAAGACTGACGTGATACAAGGGACATCACATCCCGAAATATATCCACATCCCTTATGGCCAAATGTCACCCTTTGGGTCCTACCAGGAATCGGGACCAAAGGCTTTCAAGCTGCAAGATATCTAAAGCAGGTACAATTTGACAAGTATGATCTGTTCATCGTTCTTTCCTCCAGCCGTTTCACCGAGAATGATGCCAATTTGGCCCGTGAaattcagaaaaggaagaagaagttTTACTTTGTGCATTCCAAAATAGATGTTGATCTGGGGAATGAGCGTCGGATAAAAGACTTCAGGCAGGAGACAACACTCAAGAAGATTAGGAACAATTGCTATATAC GGGTGACGGGAGCTGGTAAGTCATCCCTT CCAAGAGTTTTTCTCATCTCCAGATGGAATTTGGACAATTATGactttcccctcctgcaaatgaCCTTAGAGGAGGAGGTGGATAGTCTCAAGAGTCAAGTCTTAATTCTGGCAATACCACCTGTCTCCAGAGAAATTCtggagcagaaaaagaaaaccatGAAAAAGGTTATATTGGTGCAGTCCCTGTTGTCTTTTGATCTTGAGGCCATTCAATTTCCAggtctctcttttccttttgacATTGCCATCCTGGTGAGAATCTTGAGGCCTTTCTGCAGGGTTTTCAGCTTGAATGAAGTCTCCCTCAGTAGAGTTGTAAAACTGGTGGGCAAACACGAAGATGTTCTGAGTTCTGCTATCCACAAGTCCCCCATGGCCAGTGAGTTCACCCCAGAATTTGTATTCCGTCTTTTGTGA